The following proteins are encoded in a genomic region of Carboxydocella sporoproducens DSM 16521:
- a CDS encoding trans-sulfuration enzyme family protein — translation MERDLKEKSLYVHAGPRGDKYTGAVNVPVYLTSTFDQEELPARKPYEYSRGQNPTREALEQAIARLEGGKYGFAFSSGMAAISTALCLFATGEHVLVTEDCYGGTYRILTKFFARYGVEFDFVDTTDLEQVKKAIKPNTRGIFVESPSNPLMRITDLAALSQLAREKGLITLIDNTFATPYLQKPLALGIDVVIHSATKYIGGHSDLLAGLIVVNDEQLARQIKLVQMAFGAVLSPFDSYLTLRGLKTLAIRMEQQQSNARELALWLRDRKKVKRVYYPGFSDHPGAEIHQRQARGPGAVITIDLGSEEEAIAFINSTSIPVIGPSLGGVETIITHPFSMSHAGIPAEIKNRLGITPGLVRISVGIEEVEDLKQNFSALDR, via the coding sequence ATGGAACGCGATTTAAAGGAAAAAAGTCTTTACGTTCATGCGGGTCCGCGGGGTGATAAATATACAGGTGCCGTAAATGTCCCTGTTTATCTCACCAGTACCTTTGACCAGGAGGAATTGCCTGCTCGCAAACCCTATGAATACAGCCGGGGCCAGAACCCTACCCGGGAAGCTCTGGAACAGGCTATTGCCAGACTGGAAGGGGGTAAATACGGTTTTGCTTTCAGCTCCGGGATGGCGGCTATCTCTACAGCTCTCTGTTTATTCGCGACCGGGGAGCATGTACTGGTGACGGAAGATTGTTATGGTGGTACTTACAGGATTTTGACCAAATTCTTTGCCCGCTATGGGGTGGAATTTGATTTTGTGGATACTACCGATCTGGAACAGGTAAAAAAGGCGATAAAACCCAATACCAGAGGGATTTTTGTGGAATCGCCCAGCAATCCCCTGATGCGGATTACCGACCTGGCGGCTTTGAGCCAGCTGGCCCGGGAAAAGGGGCTGATTACCCTGATTGATAATACCTTTGCTACCCCTTATTTGCAAAAACCCCTGGCGTTAGGCATTGATGTGGTGATCCACAGTGCGACCAAATACATCGGGGGACATAGTGACCTGCTGGCGGGTCTGATTGTGGTCAATGATGAACAGCTGGCCCGGCAAATCAAGCTGGTTCAGATGGCCTTTGGGGCAGTTCTCAGTCCTTTTGACTCCTACCTGACCTTGCGGGGGCTAAAAACCCTGGCTATTCGCATGGAACAGCAGCAAAGCAACGCCCGGGAACTGGCCCTCTGGCTGCGGGATAGAAAAAAGGTGAAAAGGGTGTATTATCCCGGCTTCAGCGACCATCCCGGTGCGGAAATTCACCAGCGCCAGGCCCGGGGACCAGGAGCAGTGATCACCATTGACCTGGGCAGTGAAGAAGAAGCCATTGCCTTTATTAATTCTACCAGCATTCCGGTCATCGGGCCTAGTTTGGGCGGAGTAGAAACCATTATCACCCATCCTTTTTCCATGTCCCATGCCGGTATTCCGGCGGAAATCAAGAACCGGCTGGGAATTACGCCGGGACTGGTGCGAATTTCGGTAGGGATAGAAGAAGTTGAGGATTTGAAACAGAATTTTTCAGCTCTGGACCGATAA
- the scfA gene encoding six-cysteine ranthipeptide SCIFF, translating to MAKHIKTLAVKNLQNTVKTGGCGECQTSCQSACKTSCTVGNQVCVR from the coding sequence ATGGCTAAGCATATTAAAACTCTGGCTGTAAAAAATCTGCAAAATACCGTTAAAACCGGGGGTTGTGGCGAATGCCAGACCAGCTGTCAATCAGCTTGCAAAACTTCCTGCACAGTTGGTAACCAGGTTTGTGTAAGATAA